A portion of the Panthera tigris isolate Pti1 chromosome E1, P.tigris_Pti1_mat1.1, whole genome shotgun sequence genome contains these proteins:
- the RNF112 gene encoding RING finger protein 112 has product MPRSALSIISFCHRLGKQERKRSFMGNSRNSWSHAPFPKLELGLGSRPAVPRELPACSICLERLREPVSLDCGHDFCARCFSTHRVPGCEPPCCPECRKICKQKRGLRSLGEKMKLLPQRPLPAVLQETCSVRAEPLLLVRINASGGLILRMGAINRCLKHPLARDTPVCLLAVLGEQHSGKTFLLNHLLRGLPGLESGEGGWPRGGGSLQGFRWGANSLTRGIWMWSHPFLLGKEGRKVAVFLVDTGDAMSPELSRETRTKLCALTTMLSSYQILNTDPELKDTDLEYLEMFVHVAEVMGRHYGMVPIQHLDLLVRDSSHPNKAGLGRVGDVIQKASSKYPKVQELLRGRRARCYLLPAPERRWASKDHGSPGDTDDDVRHLCAYVADVLSAAPQHAKSRCQGYWSEGRPAARGDRRLLTGQQLAQEIKNLSGWMGRTGPGFASPDEMAAQLHDLRTVEAAKKEFEEYVRQQDVATKRIFSALRVLPDTMRTLLATQKDAILARHGAALLCKGREQTLEALEAELQAEAKVFMDSYTMRFCGHLAAVGGAVGAGLMGLAGGVVGAGMAAAALAAEAGMVAAGAAVGATGAAVVGGGVGAGLAATVGCMEKEEDERVQEGDREPLLQEE; this is encoded by the exons GTCTCACGCGCCGTTCCCCAAGTTGGAGCTGGGCCTGGGGTCCCGGCCCGCAGTGCCGCGGGAGCTCCCCGCCTGCTCCATCTGCCTGGAGAGGCTGCGGGAGCCCGTCTCGCTGGACTGTGGCCATGACTTCTGCGCGCGGTGCTTCAGCACACACCGCGTCCCGGGCTGCGAGCCGCCTTGCTGTCCAGAGTGCCGGAAGATctgcaagcagaagaggggcctCCGGAGTCTGGGGGAGAAGATGAAGCTCCTGCCGCAGAGGCCTCTGCCCGCTGTGCTGCAG GAGACCTGCTCCGTGAGGGCCGAGCCGCTGCTGCTGGTGCGCATCAATGCCTCCGGAGGCCTCATCCTGAGGATGGGGGCCATCAACCGCTGCCTGAAGCACCCCCTGGCCAGGGACACCCCTGTCTGCCTCCTTGCTGTCCTGGGGGAGCAGCACTCAGGGAAGACCTTCCTCCTCAACCACCTGCTCCGGGGCCTGCCGGGCCTG GAGTCAGGGGAGGGCGGCTGGCCGAGAGGAGGAGGGTCCCTGCAGGGGTTCAGGTGGGGTGCCAATAGCCTCACCAGGGGCATATGGATGTGGAGTCACCCCTTcctgctggggaaggaggggaggaag GTGGCTGTGTTCCTGGTGGACACAGGGGACGCCATGAGCCCGGAGCTGAGCAGGGAAACCAGGACCAAGCTCTGTGCCCTCACCACGATGCTGAGCTCCTACCAG ATCCTCAACACCGACCCGGAGCTGAAGGATACGGACCTGGAATATCTGGAG ATGTTTGTGCACGTGGCCGAGGTGATGGGCAGGCATTATGGGATGGTGCCGATCCAG CACCTGGATCTCTTAGTCCGGGACTCATCCCACCCCAACAAGGCAGGGCTGGGGCGCGTGGGTGACGTCATCCAG AAAGCCTCCAGCAAATACCCCAAGGTTCAGGAGCTGCTCCGAGGGAGGCGAGCCCGCTGCTACCTCCTGCCTGCTCCCGAGAGGCGGTGGGCCAGCAAAGACCACGGAAGCCCAGGCG ACACAGATGACGATGTCCGCCACCTCTGTGCCTACGTCGCCGATGTGCTGAGTGCGGCCCCCCAGCACGCCAAGAGCCGCTGCCAGGGGTACTGGAGCGAGGGCCGCCCCGCGGCCAGGGGAGACAGACGCCTGCTCACCGGGCAGCAGTTAGCTCAGGAAATCAAG AACCTCTCAGGCTGGATGGGGAGGACGGGGCCCGGGTTCGCCTCCCCGGACGAG ATGGCCGCCCAGCTGCACGACCTGAGGACGGTGGAAGCTGCCAAGAAGGAGTTTGAGGAGTACGTGCGGCAGCAG GACGTGGCCACCAAGCGCATATTCTCTGCGCTCCGGGTACTGCCCGACACCATGCGGACCCTCCTCGCCACCCAGAAAGATGCCATCCTGGCCCGCCACGGGGCGGCCCTGCTGTGCAAGGGCAGAGAGCAGACCCTGGAGGCCCTGGAGGCCGAGCTGCAGGCCGAGGCCAAGGTCTTCATGGACTCTTACACCATGCGCTTCTGTGGCCACCTGGCCGCCGTCGGGGGCGCCGTGGGCGCCGGGCTCATGGGCCTGGCGGGCGGCGTGGTGGGCGCCGGCATGGCCGCGGCCGCGCTGGCCGCGGAGGCCGGGATGGTGGCGGCCGGCGCGGCGGTGGGGGCCACGGGGGCTGCGGTGGTCGGGGGTGGCGTGGGCGCCGGGCTGGCTGCCACCGTGGGCTgcatggagaaggaggaggacgaGAGGGTGCAGGAAGGGGACCGAGAGCCCCTACTGCAGGAAGAATAA